The proteins below are encoded in one region of Phalacrocorax aristotelis chromosome 13, bGulAri2.1, whole genome shotgun sequence:
- the LOC142064200 gene encoding CMP-N-acetylneuraminate-beta-galactosamide-alpha-2,3-sialyltransferase 2-like isoform X1: MLCQRRMQVVLALCLLLVLWQCFRAPTNDLSPFPWAPSLLNASTAHCTARSNGSAWFNARYNMAMGPLLTGTAHELSSDVVRWWLSLQRPLSGIQLQAIIQQLFTVLPAQTSGMWDPSRCRTCAVVGNSGRLKGSGHGLQIDAHDWVLRMNRAKITGFELDVGMRTTHHFMYPESAVNLRPGVHLVLVPFKPLDLQWVASAFSTGDLTHTYMRVKQFIKADRNKVLILSPAFLKYIHDNWTQGHGRYPSTGFTALLFALHTCQQVSVFGFGADSEGNWHHYWEKNRWSGAFRRTRVHDADVEFSLIERLAAEGRILFYK; encoded by the exons ATGCTGTGCCAGAGGCGCATGCAGGTTGTGCTGGCCCTGTGTCTGCTGCTGGTCCTGTGGCAATGTTTCCGAGCCCCCACAAATGACCTCAGCCCTTTTCCTtgggctccctccctcctcaaTGCCTCGACTGCCCACTGCACTGCCCGTTCCAATGGGTCTGCCTGGTTCAATGCCCGCTACAACATGGCAATGGGACCTCTGCTGACAGGCACAGCCCATGAGCTTTCCTCTGATGTGGTTCGGTGGTGGCTG AGCCTGCAGCGTCCCCTGAGTGGCATCCAGCTCCAGGCCATAATTCAGCAGCTCTTCACTGTCCTCCCAGCCCAGACCAGTGGCATGTGGGACCCGTCTCGCTGCAGGACTTGTGCAGTGGTGGGGAACTCGGGGCGGCTGAAGGGGTCTGGCCACGGGCTGCAGATTGATGCCCATGACTGGGTGCTGAG GATGAACAGAGCAAAGATCACTGGCTTTGAGCTGGATGTTGGCATGAGAACAACCCATCACTTCATGTACCCAGAGAGCGCAGTGAACCTCAGGCCTGGTGTCCACCTCGTCCTCGTCCCCTTCAAACCACTGGACCTGCAGTGGGTGGCCAGCGCCTTCTCCACCGGAGACCTCACACA CACCTACATGAGAGTGAAACAGTTCATCAAAGCTGACAGAAACAAG GTGCTGATCCTGAGCCCAGCTTTCCTCAAGTACATCCATGACAACTGGACCCAGGGCCATGGGCGGTACCCCTCTACCGGCTTCACCGCCCTGCTCTTTGCCTTGCACACCTGCCAGCAG GTGTCCGTGTTTGGCTTTGGAGCAGACAGTGAAGGGAACTGGCACCACTACTGGGAGAAAAACCGCTGGTCTGGAGCCTTTCGCAGGACAAGGGTCCATGATGCCGACGTTGAATTCAGCCTCATTGAAAGACTGGCAGCTGAaggcaggattttattttacaaatga
- the LOC142064200 gene encoding CMP-N-acetylneuraminate-beta-galactosamide-alpha-2,3-sialyltransferase 2-like isoform X2, protein MLCQRRMQVVLALCLLLVLWQCFRAPTNDLSPFPWAPSLLNASTAHCTARSNGSAWFNARYNMAMGPLLTGTAHELSSDVVRWWLSLQRPLSGIQLQAIIQQLFTVLPAQTSGMWDPSRCRTCAVVGNSGRLKGSGHGLQIDAHDWVLRMNRAKITGFELDVGMRTTHHFMYPESAVNLRPGVHLVLVPFKPLDLQWVASAFSTGDLTHTYMRVKQFIKADRNKVSVFGFGADSEGNWHHYWEKNRWSGAFRRTRVHDADVEFSLIERLAAEGRILFYK, encoded by the exons ATGCTGTGCCAGAGGCGCATGCAGGTTGTGCTGGCCCTGTGTCTGCTGCTGGTCCTGTGGCAATGTTTCCGAGCCCCCACAAATGACCTCAGCCCTTTTCCTtgggctccctccctcctcaaTGCCTCGACTGCCCACTGCACTGCCCGTTCCAATGGGTCTGCCTGGTTCAATGCCCGCTACAACATGGCAATGGGACCTCTGCTGACAGGCACAGCCCATGAGCTTTCCTCTGATGTGGTTCGGTGGTGGCTG AGCCTGCAGCGTCCCCTGAGTGGCATCCAGCTCCAGGCCATAATTCAGCAGCTCTTCACTGTCCTCCCAGCCCAGACCAGTGGCATGTGGGACCCGTCTCGCTGCAGGACTTGTGCAGTGGTGGGGAACTCGGGGCGGCTGAAGGGGTCTGGCCACGGGCTGCAGATTGATGCCCATGACTGGGTGCTGAG GATGAACAGAGCAAAGATCACTGGCTTTGAGCTGGATGTTGGCATGAGAACAACCCATCACTTCATGTACCCAGAGAGCGCAGTGAACCTCAGGCCTGGTGTCCACCTCGTCCTCGTCCCCTTCAAACCACTGGACCTGCAGTGGGTGGCCAGCGCCTTCTCCACCGGAGACCTCACACA CACCTACATGAGAGTGAAACAGTTCATCAAAGCTGACAGAAACAAG GTGTCCGTGTTTGGCTTTGGAGCAGACAGTGAAGGGAACTGGCACCACTACTGGGAGAAAAACCGCTGGTCTGGAGCCTTTCGCAGGACAAGGGTCCATGATGCCGACGTTGAATTCAGCCTCATTGAAAGACTGGCAGCTGAaggcaggattttattttacaaatga